The Sulfurospirillum sp. UCH001 genome segment TTTTTCACCATGGTATTTAGCAATGCCTCCACTAAGGTGAGCAATATTTAAAAAGCCCATTCTACGTAAAATAAATATCATTTGTGCCGTACGTCCAGCAGTATGACAGTAAAAAATCAAAAGTTTACTCGAGAGTTTTTTTAACTCATCCATATGAAGATGAATGGTTGAAGTAGGTAAGAGCATGTCAGTACCTTTAATACTTGATTCAGAGTATTCAAACATCTCTCTAATATCAATCAATATAAAGTCAAGTCTCTTTTGCGATCTTAGATTTAGCATAACATGTAACTCTTCACCGCTCACTTCACAGCTTTTTGTTACGGTTTTTACTAAATTCATAATTGCTTCTTCATTCCATTCATTCTCGTATGGCTCATCCATAAGGATTAAGCTTTACCTTGATTTTTTCTATTTTTACCACTAATAATAAAACGTAGTGCATTAAGCTTAATAAAGCCTGCAGCATCTTTTTGATTGTAAACTTCATCTTCTTCAAATGTACAGAATGCCTCATTGAAGAGGTTGTTTGTTTTTGAATCTCTACCAATGACAGAAACATTGCCTTTGTAAAGCTTCAATTTAACAGTACCGTTGACAGTCTCTTGTGATTTATCAATTGCTGCTTGCATCATCTCACGCTCTGGAGAGAACCAGAAACCATTGTAGATGGTTTTTGCATAGCGAGGCATGATCTCATCTTTAAAATGTGCTGCTTCACGATCCAAAGTAATACTCTCGATGGCTCTATGAGCTCTTAGCATAATAGTACCACCTGGTGTTTCATAACATCCTCTACTTTTCATACCTACGAAACGGTTTTCAACGATGTCGATACGACCAATACCATGTTTACAACCAATTTCATTTAGTTTTGCAAGCATGTTTGCAGGGCTTAATTTAACACCATTAAGTGCTACTGGGTCACCTTTTTCATACGTTAATTCAATGACTTCTGATTGGTCTGGTGCTTTTTCAGGGCTTACTGTCCATCTCCACATATCTTCTTCTGGCTCTGCAGCTGGATTTTCAAGTACTAAACCTTCATAAGAGATATGGAGTAAGTTTGCATCCATAGAATACGGTGATTTACCTGGTTTCTTTTCGATGCTAATACCATTTTTTTCTGCGTATGCAAGAAGTTTTTCGCGAGAGTTCAAATCCCACTCTCTCCATGGAGCGATGATAACAAGGTCTGAATTCATGCTGAGATAACCCATTTCAAAACGAACTTGGTCATTACCTTTACCTGTTGCACCATGACTTACACCATCTGCGCCAACAAGAGCTGCGATTTCAGCTTGACGTTTTGCAATAAGAGGACGTGCGATTGAGGTACCAAGAAGATATTCGCCTTCATAAATTGCATTTGCTCTGAACATTGGGAATACATAATCTTTTACAAATTCTTCTTTTAAGTCTTCAATAAAAATATTCTCAGGTTTAATGCCTAAAGAGATGGCTTTTTTACGTGCAGGCTCTAATTCTTCACCTTGTCCGATATCCGCTGTAAAAGTAACAACTTCACATTTGTACTCGTCTTGGAGCCATTTTAAAATAATACTGGTATCAAGTCCACCTGAATATGCTAAAACTACTTTTTTGACATTTTTTTTCATGACACGAATCCTCACAGAATTTATAGAATTTCGTGATGGTAGCGCAAGTTTGTAAAAACTTTGCTTATGCTTTAGCCGCATCTTTACCTACAGGGGTAAAAAAGCAAGTTTAAATATTCTTTTGATAGAATGAGCGTTAAATCCTGAGGATGGGGTATGCGAGTCGATAAATTTTTAAACAGTGTCAATATTACAAAACGTCGAGCAGTGTCAGAAGATATGTGCAAAAATGGCGTAGTAAGTATCAATGGTGTGGTAGCTAAGCCCTCTAAAGATGTCAAAGTTGGCGATATTATTACTATTCAGTATCTTGAAAAAGCAGTTAAATACGAGGTTTTACAAATTCCTGTAACCAAAACCATTCCAAAAACAAAACAAAATGAATACACAAGGGAAGTTTGATGAATTACCAAGATGCCTATAAACAGTTTAACGCGCTCTTTGAAAATGAGCTAAGCGTTGAAGAAGCAGCACAATTTTTAGTAGAACTCTATGAGCGGGGAGAGAGTTTTGAAGAAATTGCAGCAGCTGCAAAAGTTATGCGTGAACATAGTGTTAAGCTTGATATTCCAGAGCAATTAAAAGAAGAAATTATTGATATTGTAGGCACAGGTGGCGATAAAAGTGGTACATTTAATATTTCGACAACAACATCTATCGTTTTAGCATCTCTTGGTTGTAAAGTTGCCAAACATGGTAGCGGCTCAGCAACATCACTTTCTGGTAGTGCGGATGTCTTAAAAACATTGGGGTTAAATCTTATGTTAACACCAGATAAGCAGATCAAAATGCTTGAAGAGTGTGGTTTTGTTTTTATGTTTGCCATGAACCATCACCCATGTATGAAGCATATTATGCCTATTCGAAAAAGCCTTCCTCATCGTACTATTTTTAATATGTTGGGACCTCTTGCAAATCCAGCAGGGGCACAAAAACAGATGGTAGGTGTTTTTCATGTAGATTACATTGAACGCTTTAGTAAAGCTTTACGTGAACTTGGAACAACAAAAAGTATGGTCTTAAGCTCACTTGATGGACTCGATGAAGTTAGTATTTGTTCACCTACACGTTTTACAATGATTGAAAAACAAACCATGACTGATGGTGAAATTGATCCTCAAGCATATGGTTTTAAACTCGCTCCTCTTGAAGCGATAAAAGGTGGCGATAGTATTCAAAATGCTGAAATAACACGTGCGATTTTGCGAGGCGATGAGAAAGGTGCAAAATTGGATGTTGTCCTTTTAAATGGTGCATTAGCACTTATCATTGATGGCAAAGCAAGAGATATGCAAGATGGTATAGCAATGATGAAAGAAGCTATTGAAAGTAAAAAGGCTTGGGATAAGCTTGGCGAGATTATCAAGCTTTCGTACCTTATATGAGTAAAAGCTATGAAAAAGTGTGCGATTTAGCACACTTAGATGCCTTTGCAGAAGAAATCAAACGCGAACTTGGTCATTCTGGTGTACTTCTTTTACGAGGTAATCTAGCCAGTGGTAAAACAGCCTTTGTAAAGGCTTTCGCAAAAGTTCTCGACATAAAAGAATCGATATCTTCGCCAACTTTTTCAATTTTACATGAATATGAAGGCAAGCTATTTCATTATGATATCTATCAATGTGGAACAGATGGTTTTTTAAAAAGTGGACTTATTGAAAAATTAGACGTAGATGGGTATCATCTGATTGAATGGGGAGAAAGCGAATTTGAAAAACTCTTGCATCATTTTGGTATAGCTTACAGTACAATAGACATAGAAACAATGGATTTAAAACGCAAATACAAGGTTCATATTAATGCATACGCTTAAAGTTCAAGAATTACAAAAAGTTATTAAAAAAACTGAGATTATTAAAGGCGTTTCACTGAGTGTGCAAAGTGGTGAAGTCGTCGGTCTTTTAGGACCAAATGGTGCTGGTAAAACAACAATGTTTTATATGATTTGTGGACTTATTTCACCAAGTGCTGGTGCAGTCTATTTTGACAATCAAGATGTCACGCAAATACCTTTGCATGTGAGAGCAAAATTGGGTATTGGTTATCTTCCTCAAGAATCAAGCATCTTTAAAGATCTAAGCGTTGAAGAAAACATTATGCTTGCTGCTGAAATTGTTTATCCTAACAAAGAAGATGCGATGAATCGTGTTGAAGAGCT includes the following:
- a CDS encoding rhodanese-like domain-containing protein; the protein is MDEPYENEWNEEAIMNLVKTVTKSCEVSGEELHVMLNLRSQKRLDFILIDIREMFEYSESSIKGTDMLLPTSTIHLHMDELKKLSSKLLIFYCHTAGRTAQMIFILRRMGFLNIAHLSGGIAKYHGEKLKNAPLPKNIRF
- a CDS encoding argininosuccinate synthase, producing MKKNVKKVVLAYSGGLDTSIILKWLQDEYKCEVVTFTADIGQGEELEPARKKAISLGIKPENIFIEDLKEEFVKDYVFPMFRANAIYEGEYLLGTSIARPLIAKRQAEIAALVGADGVSHGATGKGNDQVRFEMGYLSMNSDLVIIAPWREWDLNSREKLLAYAEKNGISIEKKPGKSPYSMDANLLHISYEGLVLENPAAEPEEDMWRWTVSPEKAPDQSEVIELTYEKGDPVALNGVKLSPANMLAKLNEIGCKHGIGRIDIVENRFVGMKSRGCYETPGGTIMLRAHRAIESITLDREAAHFKDEIMPRYAKTIYNGFWFSPEREMMQAAIDKSQETVNGTVKLKLYKGNVSVIGRDSKTNNLFNEAFCTFEEDEVYNQKDAAGFIKLNALRFIISGKNRKNQGKA
- a CDS encoding RNA-binding S4 domain-containing protein, with the translated sequence MRVDKFLNSVNITKRRAVSEDMCKNGVVSINGVVAKPSKDVKVGDIITIQYLEKAVKYEVLQIPVTKTIPKTKQNEYTREV
- the trpD gene encoding anthranilate phosphoribosyltransferase, encoding MNYQDAYKQFNALFENELSVEEAAQFLVELYERGESFEEIAAAAKVMREHSVKLDIPEQLKEEIIDIVGTGGDKSGTFNISTTTSIVLASLGCKVAKHGSGSATSLSGSADVLKTLGLNLMLTPDKQIKMLEECGFVFMFAMNHHPCMKHIMPIRKSLPHRTIFNMLGPLANPAGAQKQMVGVFHVDYIERFSKALRELGTTKSMVLSSLDGLDEVSICSPTRFTMIEKQTMTDGEIDPQAYGFKLAPLEAIKGGDSIQNAEITRAILRGDEKGAKLDVVLLNGALALIIDGKARDMQDGIAMMKEAIESKKAWDKLGEIIKLSYLI
- the tsaE gene encoding tRNA (adenosine(37)-N6)-threonylcarbamoyltransferase complex ATPase subunit type 1 TsaE yields the protein MSKSYEKVCDLAHLDAFAEEIKRELGHSGVLLLRGNLASGKTAFVKAFAKVLDIKESISSPTFSILHEYEGKLFHYDIYQCGTDGFLKSGLIEKLDVDGYHLIEWGESEFEKLLHHFGIAYSTIDIETMDLKRKYKVHINAYA